The DNA region TCCGGCCCGCGCCCTGCGCGTTCTGGCCGTAGTTGACGCCCTTCTCGCTGCCGGTGCAGATGAAGTCGACCTGCTGCTCGAGGCCGGCCACCGGGCCCGGGAAGCGGATGCGGCTCACGCCGCCCCGCAGCGACGGGCCGTAGGCGCCGTTGCCGTCGGGGCCCTTCTCGCCGTAGCTCCAGCCCGTGGTGTGGCACCGGCCGCAGGCGAAGGCGCCGCCGGCGTAGCCCGAGTAGTAGCCCAGGTTGAACAGGGCCTCGCCCTCGCTGGCGTAGGGCACGCCGGCCTCCTCGGCCAGGCGCATCTCCTCCTCCACCGCTTCGGCCACCTCCAGGCGGAGCTCCTCGCGGGCCTCCGGGTCGGTGATGTCGATCTGGATGCTCTCGATGTAGTCGATGAGGTTCTGGATCTGCTGGTCGTTGAGGGGACCGCCGCCGGCCACGCCCCAGGCCGGCATGGGCGAGTAGGTCCGGCCGTAGACCAGGATGTCGCGCAGCTCCTCACGGCTGAAGCGCAGCAGCACGGTGTTGAGGGCCGGGGCCTTCCACTGCACCTGCTTCACGAACTGGCCGTTGGCGTCGGTGATGGTGAACTCCACCGCGCTGCCGGTGGCCTCCATGCCGCCGTGGCAGAAGGCGCAGTTGAAGCCCTCGTTCTCGGTGGTGTCGAACATCTCGGCCCCGCGGTCGACGAACTTGCGCTTGAAGTCGGCCCGGGCCCCGTCCTGGCGGCCCGGCTCGGCCACGCCGTAGAGGGGCAGGGCGATGGCCACCACGAACATGCCGATGAGGCCGACGGTGAGGGTGCGGTCGAGCTTCTTCCCCTCGAGCTCCTCGTCGGAGTAGTACGGCTTGCGGTTGGCGGCCAGCTCGATCTCCGAGCCGACCTCCTCCCGGCCCTGGCGGACGTTGATCCAGGCGTAGGTGAGGGCGATGACGACGGCGGCGAAGAGGATGACGCCGCCGATGGCGGATTGGGTGCTGGCCAGCAGCATCAGTGCGCGGCACCTCCGGAGATGCAGTGCGGACCCTCGGCCTCCTGGCCGGTGGTGTTGGTGCCGATCGCCGGCCCCTGGATGATCAGGCCGGTGTCGACGGTGAACGTCCCGCCCTCGACGGCCATGGCGAAGCGGTCGAGGCCACGGGGCGCGGGGCCGGCCTTCTTCTCACCGACCCGGTTGTACTGCGAGCCGTGGCAGCCGCACTCGAACCACTGCGACGTCGGGCAGTTGGGCACCCGGCACCCGAGGTGCGGGCACTTCTGGTAGAGGGCCACCAGCCCGGCCTCCATGCCGGCCAGCTCGGACTCGGAGTAGGCGCCCCGGGCGTTGTCGAGCGAGGACGCCGGGTACTCGGTGATCCACATGCGGCCCTCGGGGTAGTAGAGGAAGCCGTTGCCCTGCTGGACCTGGGACTTGAGCTCGGCCACGCTGCCGACCGAGATCTTGGAGCCGAAGCCCGAGGTGCCCTGGGGCCACAGGAAGGCCAGGGCCGCGGGGGCGAAGCCGCCGATGCCGAGGCCGAAGCCGGCGATGATGCCCCGGTTCATGAACTGGCGACGGGTGACGCCCATGGCGTCCTCGTCGGGCGGCTCCCAGGCCACCGGGGCCGAGGGGGGCGCGGTGGCCAGGTCGGTGCCCCCCCGCCGGGCCGCCACGGTGGCCAGCTCGACCTCCCGGCCGGTGGAGGGGGCCTCGGCCTCCTCACCCCGGGAGCGGGACGCCGAGCGGTCCCGGCTCTTGGTCTCACGGGCCAGGTAGCCGACGGCCCGCTGGGTGTCGCGGGTGCGCTGCACGGTGAAGAGCACGGCCGCAGCGGCGAGGACCAGGCCCACGATGGCGAGGACGATGACGAAGGACATCCGAACCTCCTACAGCTCGAAGAAGAGGCCGGCGTCCCAGGGGAACACGAAGTTCTGACCCGGCCCCCGGAAGAACGAACCGATCATCACCAGCACGGCCCAGAACATCAGGTGCACGGTGAAGAGCGAGATGGCGAACTTGCGATCCTCGGGCTTGTTCGACGGGTTGCGGTCGGTGTACGGGGCGAGGATCAGGGCGAAGATCCCCATGCCGGGGATGGTCACGCCGGCCACCATGGGGTGGAACATGGTGAGCAGCTCCTGGAGGCCCAGGAAGTACCACGGCGCCTTGGACGGGTTGGGCGTCTGGTTGGGGTTGGCCAGGGTCAGCAGCGGGGCGTTCACGAAGATCGAGAAGATGAGGGTGAAGGCCGTGCACAGCAGGGCGGCCACGAACTCGACGGCCAGCAGGTGGGGCCAGGTGTGGACCTTGTCCTGCGGGGCCGCCTTCACGTCCTGGATCGAGCCCGACTTCACCACCGTCAGCAGGCGCTGGGTGTGGCCGCCGGGACCGGCGGCCACGGGGGGCGCGGCGGTGGCCAGCCCC from Acidimicrobiales bacterium includes:
- a CDS encoding menaquinol-cytochrome c reductase cytochrome b subunit; translated protein: MTEIPEHLRKRAEEARKKAAAAKAPAEPAASGGDGGGGDSRIPQHLLDRAKAARDKASGAPAAEASPGGGVATATAPGGGGLATAAPPVAAGPGGHTQRLLTVVKSGSIQDVKAAPQDKVHTWPHLLAVEFVAALLCTAFTLIFSIFVNAPLLTLANPNQTPNPSKAPWYFLGLQELLTMFHPMVAGVTIPGMGIFALILAPYTDRNPSNKPEDRKFAISLFTVHLMFWAVLVMIGSFFRGPGQNFVFPWDAGLFFEL
- a CDS encoding Rieske 2Fe-2S domain-containing protein, producing MSFVIVLAIVGLVLAAAAVLFTVQRTRDTQRAVGYLARETKSRDRSASRSRGEEAEAPSTGREVELATVAARRGGTDLATAPPSAPVAWEPPDEDAMGVTRRQFMNRGIIAGFGLGIGGFAPAALAFLWPQGTSGFGSKISVGSVAELKSQVQQGNGFLYYPEGRMWITEYPASSLDNARGAYSESELAGMEAGLVALYQKCPHLGCRVPNCPTSQWFECGCHGSQYNRVGEKKAGPAPRGLDRFAMAVEGGTFTVDTGLIIQGPAIGTNTTGQEAEGPHCISGGAAH
- a CDS encoding c-type cytochrome; this translates as MLLASTQSAIGGVILFAAVVIALTYAWINVRQGREEVGSEIELAANRKPYYSDEELEGKKLDRTLTVGLIGMFVVAIALPLYGVAEPGRQDGARADFKRKFVDRGAEMFDTTENEGFNCAFCHGGMEATGSAVEFTITDANGQFVKQVQWKAPALNTVLLRFSREELRDILVYGRTYSPMPAWGVAGGGPLNDQQIQNLIDYIESIQIDITDPEAREELRLEVAEAVEEEMRLAEEAGVPYASEGEALFNLGYYSGYAGGAFACGRCHTTGWSYGEKGPDGNGAYGPSLRGGVSRIRFPGPVAGLEQQVDFICTGSEKGVNYGQNAQGAGRMPGFCQTPAEVDNAAETGEVGVQAKEPSDPDTQGGMLSKDDVEKIVRYVRGL